A stretch of Bradyrhizobium sp. AZCC 2262 DNA encodes these proteins:
- a CDS encoding glutathione S-transferase family protein has protein sequence MAKTTLTISSKNYSSWSLRGWLLAKFSGLEFEEVVTAPDDASARAEILLLSSSILVPCLRHEGATIWDTLAIAEYLNEVMPDAGLLPADRIQRAHCRSICGEIHSGFTTLRASLPVNLKGHFPGFKIWSRAQADIDRVSTIWRECLAESGGPFLFGERTMADAMYAPVVTRFMTYDVKLEPRLAAYASTIMAMPEMQQWIEAAKAEPADIEELEVEY, from the coding sequence ATGGCGAAGACCACACTGACCATCTCCAGCAAGAATTATTCGTCCTGGTCGCTGCGCGGCTGGCTGCTGGCGAAATTCTCAGGACTTGAGTTCGAGGAGGTCGTCACCGCCCCCGACGATGCGTCGGCGCGGGCCGAAATCCTGCTGCTGTCGTCGTCGATCCTGGTGCCGTGCCTGCGCCACGAGGGTGCCACCATCTGGGATACGCTGGCGATCGCGGAATACCTCAACGAGGTCATGCCGGACGCCGGCCTGTTGCCGGCGGACCGTATCCAGCGTGCGCATTGCCGCTCGATCTGCGGCGAAATCCATTCCGGCTTCACCACGCTGCGCGCCTCGCTGCCGGTCAACCTGAAGGGCCATTTCCCGGGCTTCAAGATCTGGTCGCGCGCGCAGGCCGATATCGACCGGGTCAGCACCATCTGGCGCGAATGCCTGGCGGAGTCCGGCGGCCCGTTCCTGTTCGGCGAGCGCACCATGGCGGACGCGATGTACGCGCCCGTCGTCACCCGCTTCATGACCTATGACGTAAAGCTCGAACCACGGCTTGCGGCCTACGCCAGTACCATCATGGCGATGCCCGAAATGCAGCAATGGATCGAGGCCGCCAAGGCCGAGCCAGCCGACATCGAGGAGCTCGAGGTCGAATATTAG